One Artemia franciscana chromosome 7, ASM3288406v1, whole genome shotgun sequence DNA segment encodes these proteins:
- the LOC136028769 gene encoding zinc finger protein 583-like, whose product MLITSTNIHSKHYTFSDMALSFGNFDLDPDSQPMTGVTDFTYQEDLQLDCEKQIPLKHRLARHMRTQNGKKYYECEECKKKLSSKFNLAVHMRIHSGEKLFECATCKIKFSRKSILASHMRTHTGEKPYECETCKSKFSRKSHLAVHMRIHSGEKPYECETCKKKFSTKSYLASHMRTHTDKKPYECDVCKKKLSSKSVLTGHMRTHTGEKPYECETCKSKFSRKSHLAVHMRIHSGEKLYECEACKKKFSTKSILASHMRNHTGEKPYECDICKKKLSSQFALTDHRRTHTGEKPYGCEICKMEFSIKSSLPKHMKTHNGEKPYECEACKKKFSTKSHLAVHMRIHSGEKPYECATCKKEFSSKSYLAVHMRIHSGEKPYECETCKKKFSSKSYLARHMRTHDPLDVKQTLWM is encoded by the coding sequence ATGCTAATAACAAGTACAAATATACACAGCAAGCATTATACCTTTAGTGATATGGCACTAAGTTTTGGAAACTTTGATCTTGACCCAGATTCCCAGCCTATGACTGGAGTGACCGATTTTACATACCAAGAAGACTTACAACTGGACTGCGAAAAACAAATTCCTTTGAAGCACAGATTGGCTAGGCATATGAGAactcaaaatggaaaaaaatactaTGAATGTGAAGAATGCAAAAAGAAGTTATCTTCGAAGTTCAACTTGGCTGTGCATATGAGAATTCACAGTGGAGAAAAACTATTTGAATGTGCAACatgcaaaattaaattttctagaaAGTCCATTTTGGCTAGTCATATGAGAACCCATACtggtgaaaaaccatatgaatgtgaaacatgcaaaagtaaattttctagAAAGTCCCATTTGGCTGTGCATATGAGAATTCACAGTggagaaaaaccatatgaatgtgaaacatgcaaaaagaaattttctaccaAGTCCTATTTGGCTAGTCATATGAGAACCCATACTGATaaaaaaccatatgaatgtgacgtatgcaaaaagaaattgtcTTCAAAGTCTGTTTTGACTGGGCATATGAGAACGCACACtggtgaaaaaccatatgaatgtgaaacatgcaaaagtaaattttctagAAAGTCCCATTTGGCTGTGCATATGAGAATTCACAGTGGAGAAAAACTATATGAATGTGAagcatgcaaaaagaaattttccacCAAGTCCATTTTGGCTAGTCATATGAGAAACCATACtggtgaaaaaccatatgaatgtgacatatgcaaaaagaaattgtcTTCACAGTTTGCTTTGACTGACCATAGGAGAACGCACACTGGTGAAAAACCCTATGGATGTGAAATAtgcaaaatggaattttctatCAAGTCCAGTTTGCCTAAGCATATGAAAACTCACAATGGAGAAAAACCCTATGAATGCGAagcatgcaaaaagaaattttctaccaAGTCCCATTTGGCTGTGCATATGAGAATTCACAGTggagaaaaaccatatgaatgtgcAACATgcaaaaaggaattttctaGTAAGTCCTATTTGGCTGTGCATATGAGAATTCACAGTggagaaaaaccatatgaatgtgaaacatgcaaaaagaaattttctagcAAGTCCTATTTGGCTAGACATATGAGAACCCATGACCCTTTGGATGTGAAACAAACCCTTTGgatgtga